The Nitriliruptor alkaliphilus DSM 45188 genome includes a region encoding these proteins:
- a CDS encoding cupin domain-containing protein — translation MGREVDEFVTYWGPSINEWGDGAERRWTTKRDLDQLQGEIAQGARVMRKVNVDEILAEGVETGVDMVNGFLPLVMFANEDFIVEVTNCPVEQGGWHRNLGADEWVFQYRGSRTIECESGHVTLEEGDMAVIPRGMSHRNVGHGPNIELTIYSRQPLKRLVPLDPAKAREKMRIKDGKPLNGEVLLEHAVIDRHGEEPPVPGGAQ, via the coding sequence GTGGGTAGGGAAGTCGACGAGTTCGTGACCTACTGGGGGCCGTCCATCAACGAGTGGGGCGATGGCGCGGAGCGGCGTTGGACCACGAAGCGTGATCTCGATCAGTTGCAGGGTGAGATCGCGCAGGGTGCCCGTGTCATGCGCAAGGTGAACGTGGACGAGATCCTCGCCGAGGGTGTTGAGACCGGCGTGGACATGGTCAACGGGTTCCTGCCGCTGGTCATGTTCGCCAACGAGGATTTCATCGTCGAGGTGACGAACTGTCCGGTTGAGCAGGGCGGGTGGCATCGGAACCTCGGGGCTGATGAGTGGGTGTTCCAGTATCGCGGTAGCCGGACGATCGAGTGTGAGTCGGGTCATGTCACGCTTGAGGAGGGGGATATGGCGGTCATTCCGCGTGGGATGTCGCATCGGAATGTTGGTCATGGTCCGAACATCGAGTTGACGATCTATAGTCGTCAGCCTTTGAAGCGTCTTGTGCCGCTCGATCCGGCGAAGGCGCGCGAGAAGATGCGGATCAAGGACGGCAAGCCCCTGAACGGTGAGGTCCTCCTCGAGCACGCGGTCATCGACCGTCACGGCGAAGAGCCCCCGGTCCCAGGTGGCGCTCAGTAG